A window of the Zeugodacus cucurbitae isolate PBARC_wt_2022May chromosome 4, idZeuCucr1.2, whole genome shotgun sequence genome harbors these coding sequences:
- the LOC105211023 gene encoding probable serine hydrolase, whose translation MTESMPREYEDIRIAVPWGHIAGRWYGDRNIRPILAIHGWLDNLGTWDTLIPLLPQHVGILCIDLTGHGCSSRFPAGVPYHALDYVNLIISVMKEYKWQKVSLLAHSLGALISYHYAALYPSMVDMLIAVDIIVPYYVPPDIEIQSFRTYTERGLLEVERAEKLAFQEPPTYTFEQLKQVLYEGSQGSVEMDNCEHLLTRNIQKSTKYPDKYYFARDARLKYYTRLSAWPPLQLEMAKRIKNVPYLVIKGSLSGMIRADSDPIIDVLRQNNPHFEYYEIEGTHHVHLNNPAACAAVINPFINAHRPAMPNTWCVDDDETAQKRSVRGGEKRKRAKGRLRWLRSKL comes from the exons atgacAGAATCAATGCCACGTGAG TACGAGGACATACGCATTGCAGTACCGTGGGGCCACATAGCTGGACGTTGGTATGGCGATCGTAATATACGTCCCATACTCGCTATACATGGTTGGCTCGACAATCTGGGCACTTGGGATACGCTCATACCATTGCTGCCACAACACGTCGGCATACTATGCATTGATCTCACCGGCCATGGTTGCTCTTCGCGCTTTCCCGCAGGCGTGCCTTATCACGCACTCGACTACGTCAATCTGATCATAAGTGTGATGAAGGAGTACAAATGGCAAAAGGTCTCCCTGCTCGCGCACTCACTCGGCGCGCTCATCTCATACCATTACGCCGCCTTGTACCCCTCGATGGTGGACATGTTAATCGCTGTTGATATCATAGTTCCATATTATGTGCCACCGGATATCGAAATCCAATCGTTCCGTACATATACCGAGCGTGGGCTGCTGGAAGTTGAACGCGCTGAAAAGTTGGCGTTCCAAGAGCCGCCAACATATACGTTTGAGCAATTGAAGCAAGTGCTGTACGAGGGTTCACAGGGTTCGGTTGAAATGGATAACTGTGAACATTTATTAACACGTAATATACAGAAATCCACAAAATATCCGGATAAGTATTATTTCGCGCGCGATGCACGCCTCAAATATTATACGCGCTTATCCGCTTGGCCGCCATTGCAATTGGAAATGGCGAAGCGTATCAAGAACGTGCCCTATCTAGTCATAAAGGGTAGTTTATCGGGTATGATACGCGCTGATTCTGATCCAATTATTGATGTGCTACGTCAGAATAATCCACATTTTGAGTACTACGAAATCGAGGGCACACACCATGTGCACTTGAATAATCCGGCGGCATGCGCCGCTGTCATAAATCCCTTTATAAATGCCCATAGACCAGCGATGCCGAACACTTGGTGCGTTGATGATGATGAGACGGCGCAGAAGCGTAGTGTGAGGGGTGGTGAAAAGAGAAAGAGAGCCAAAGGACGTCTGCGTTGGCTGAGAAGTAAATTGTAA